DNA sequence from the Acetoanaerobium noterae genome:
ATGATTTAAGTAAATCCAGTAATGATGACCTAGCTTTTGACATTGAAAGAATTTCTGAGGGTCATTACTTTGAAGGTATGCATAAGTATATAGATTATATATATCCAGATGAAAGAAAGGATTTATTTTCTTATATTAATAAAGAAGCTATTTTTGTGATTCATGAGCCAAATAGAGTTTTGGAAAAAGGGGAAAACTATTTCGAAGAGTTTTCTGAAGATTATAAACACGCTCTTGAAAAGGGCTTTGCGTTAAAAGGACAAGGAGAGCTGCTTTATAATCTTGATTATGTTACTGAATACATGGGAAGCCATTTTATTGTATTGCAGTCGTTTCTTCCAAAGTCAGTTAAAGGATTTAATACAGCTTCTATAGTGAATTTTGAAACTAGAGAGCCTGTGTCCTTTCAAGGAAAAATTCCAGCGCTACTGGAGGAAATAAAATACCAGAAAAAGCAAGGCTATACTATAGTTCTAGTTGAAAGAGATGAAGATACTATAATGAGCCTTTATAAAGAGCTTTCGAATGCTTCTTTGGAGCCTATATATCTAAGAGATAGAAAAGCTGAAATTCCAGAGGGGAAAGTAGTTTTAGTAAAAGGAAGACTTACTGAAGGCTATGTTTACTCCAAAAGCAAGCTTGCTGTAATATCTGATAAAGAAATGTTTGGAGTAACCAAAAAAAGCTCAAAACAAAAAATCAAGCACAAGGGTAAAAAAATAGAAAGCTTTATAGATTTAAAAGCTGGAGATCACGTAGTTCATGAAACTTACGGGGTAGGTAAGTTCGTAGGTATAGAATCCAAGAAGTTTGATGATATAAGAAAAGACTATATAAAAATAGTCTATAGTGCTGGAGATGCCCTGTATGTTCCTTTATCGCAGATGGATAAAGTTCAAAAGTACATCGGTACTGGAGCTGGGGATGCTGTAAAGCTAAACAAGCTTGGAACCTCTGAATGGAAAAAGACAAAAGCAAAAGCCAAAAAAGCAGTAGACGAGATTGCTCAGGATTTAATTGATTTATATGCCGAAAGAAGAGACGCAAGGGGCTATGCATTTACAGAAGACACTCCTTGGCAAAAGGAGTTTGAGTCGCTATTCCCTTATGAAGAAACTGTAGATCAAATAAATGCCATTGAGGATGTTAAAAAAGACATGCAAAACATCAAGCCTATGGATAGACTTATATGTGGTGATGTAGGATACGGAAAGACCGAGGTTGCTATTAGAGCTATATTTAAAGCTTGCATGGATTCTAAGCAGGTAGCTTTTTTAGTTCCTACGACTATACTTGCTCAGCAGCATTACAATAATTTAAAAGAGAGATTTGCAGGATATCCTATTAGGGTTGAGGTAGTGAGTAGATTTAAAACAAAAAAAGCTCAAGAGCAAATCATTGACGATGCCAGAAGAGGTTTAGTTGATGTATTGATTGGAACACATCGCATATTATCAAAGGATGTTTCGTTCAAAGATTTAGGGCTTCTTGTAGTGGACGAAGAACAGCGTTTTGGAGTGAAGCATAAAGAGCTACTCAAAAAGCTTAAAAAGGATGTAGATGTACTTACTCTTTCTGCGACTCCTATTCCTAGAACCTTGCATTTCTCATTGTCTGGAATTAGAGATATGAGTCTACTTGAAGAACCACCAGAAGATAGGCATCCTATAATGACTTATGTGACTGAGGCAAGAGAGGGAATAATTCTAGATGCTTTAGAAAGAGAGCTTGCAAGAGGCGGTCAGGTTTTTTTTGTATACAACAGAGTTCAAACTATTGATAAGATGGCTGATATAATAAGAAGACTGGTTCCAGATGCTAACTTAGCGGTTGCTCATGGGCAGATGAGTCCTAGACAGCTTGAAAATATAATGGTGGATTTTTTAGAAAAAGAGTATGATATTTTACTGTCTACTACGATAATAGAAACTGGTATGGATATATCAAATGCAAATACTATGATAGTTTATGATGCAGATAAAATGGGGCTATCACAGCTTTATCAGCTAAGAGGAAGAGTAGGAAGATCCTCTAGGCAAGCCTATGCTTACTTTATGTATCAAAAGGATAAGGTGCTTACCGAAGTGTCTGAAAAGCGTCTTAAAGCAATTAAAGAATTTACTGAGTTTGGAAGTGGATTCAAAATTGCTATGAGAGACTTAGAAATACGTGGAGCTGGAAATATACTAGGTGAAAGACAGCATGGACACATGACTGAAATAGGATATGATTTGTACGTTAAGATGCTAGATGCTGCGATTAGAAATCTTCAAGGACAGGTCGTAGAGCAAAAAGTAGACACGGAAATAGAACTCGATATCAATGCGTATATCCCAGAAAACTATATCGACGATGAAATGAGCAAGATTGAGATTTACAAAAAAATAGCATCAATTGAAAGCAAGCAAGACCTTTATGAGATAGAAGAGGAAGTAGAAGATAGATTTTCAAATATACCTGAGCCTGTTAGAAATCTTATGCATATAGCATATATAAAAGCTCTTGGAGAAAAACTTGGAATACTTAAAATAAAACAAAATAAAACAGTTATTTCTTTTGTTGGTCCAACTCCTGAAAGTAGCGTGAAAAAAGACTTTAAGGAAAAGGAAAGTTACAAGTTAATTACAAACATATCATCCTTCCTAGAAATGATGTTATAATACCTTTATGAATTTTAAGGAGTTGATTATTAGGTGAAAAAATTATTAAGTTTGATAATGTCATCGCTGATGATATTCAGTTTGGCAGCTTGCTCAAATACAGCATCTGCTAATGAATGGGCAGCGAAAGTAAATGATGTAGAAATTTCATACTCTGATTATGAAAAAAATCTAGCGATTATTAAAAAACAAATTGAAGCTACAGTAGGGGCTGATATTTGGACTCAAGACTCAGGACAAGGCAAAACCTATAATGAGATTTTGAAAGACCAAGTATTAGAGAAGCTAATTGAAGATCAGCTGATATTAGCTGAAGCAAAAAAAGAGGACATAACAGTTGATGCTGATGAGTTTGAAAAAGAATTCACTCAGTTTAAAGAGCAGGTTAAAAGCTTACCTGATTATGAAACCTTTTTAAAAGAAGAGGGTATCACAGATGAATTTTTAAAGAAGCAATTAGAGACAGATACAATAGTGTTTGAGTATAAGGAAAAATTCATGGAGAAAAATACACCTTCTGAAGAAGACTTAAAAAAATACTACGATGACAATCAAGAAAACTACAAT
Encoded proteins:
- the mfd gene encoding transcription-repair coupling factor — translated: MQEDIFLLNLQNKTEFSSVLGNISQNKSPLLINGLLSSQRAHIAHYLSANLEKKLVLVTSNEIEAERIYTDLEFYNPDRVLFIKNEETRFYAIEAKDRKEESKRIESLIRLAQEDYDILVLSVETLMRKYLPKRLYVESKLDLEIGSIWNLAELVDLLVHYGYEREARVEGPGQISLRGGILDIYLPTAELPYRLEFFDDEIDSIRTFDPISQKSIDKIKQITISPAREFLFREGFEEAAKRLSDDLSKSSNDDLAFDIERISEGHYFEGMHKYIDYIYPDERKDLFSYINKEAIFVIHEPNRVLEKGENYFEEFSEDYKHALEKGFALKGQGELLYNLDYVTEYMGSHFIVLQSFLPKSVKGFNTASIVNFETREPVSFQGKIPALLEEIKYQKKQGYTIVLVERDEDTIMSLYKELSNASLEPIYLRDRKAEIPEGKVVLVKGRLTEGYVYSKSKLAVISDKEMFGVTKKSSKQKIKHKGKKIESFIDLKAGDHVVHETYGVGKFVGIESKKFDDIRKDYIKIVYSAGDALYVPLSQMDKVQKYIGTGAGDAVKLNKLGTSEWKKTKAKAKKAVDEIAQDLIDLYAERRDARGYAFTEDTPWQKEFESLFPYEETVDQINAIEDVKKDMQNIKPMDRLICGDVGYGKTEVAIRAIFKACMDSKQVAFLVPTTILAQQHYNNLKERFAGYPIRVEVVSRFKTKKAQEQIIDDARRGLVDVLIGTHRILSKDVSFKDLGLLVVDEEQRFGVKHKELLKKLKKDVDVLTLSATPIPRTLHFSLSGIRDMSLLEEPPEDRHPIMTYVTEAREGIILDALERELARGGQVFFVYNRVQTIDKMADIIRRLVPDANLAVAHGQMSPRQLENIMVDFLEKEYDILLSTTIIETGMDISNANTMIVYDADKMGLSQLYQLRGRVGRSSRQAYAYFMYQKDKVLTEVSEKRLKAIKEFTEFGSGFKIAMRDLEIRGAGNILGERQHGHMTEIGYDLYVKMLDAAIRNLQGQVVEQKVDTEIELDINAYIPENYIDDEMSKIEIYKKIASIESKQDLYEIEEEVEDRFSNIPEPVRNLMHIAYIKALGEKLGILKIKQNKTVISFVGPTPESSVKKDFKEKESYKLITNISSFLEMML
- a CDS encoding peptidylprolyl isomerase, with amino-acid sequence MKKLLSLIMSSLMIFSLAACSNTASANEWAAKVNDVEISYSDYEKNLAIIKKQIEATVGADIWTQDSGQGKTYNEILKDQVLEKLIEDQLILAEAKKEDITVDADEFEKEFTQFKEQVKSLPDYETFLKEEGITDEFLKKQLETDTIVFEYKEKFMEKNTPSEEDLKKYYDDNQENYNVNEVKASHILLKTVDENFVPLPEDKIAEIKKEAEAVLAKVNAGEDFAALAKEYSQDEASAVNGGDLGFFAKGVMVKEFEDVAFTLEPNQVSDLVETTYGYHIIKVFEKKNEVTPFEDVKENIKNELAQKSYLDFVASLKESAKIEKNDAALKKADEESKSETQSEEQPAEEESTEN